One window of Leopardus geoffroyi isolate Oge1 chromosome B3, O.geoffroyi_Oge1_pat1.0, whole genome shotgun sequence genomic DNA carries:
- the SERF2 gene encoding small EDRK-rich factor 2 isoform X1, whose protein sequence is MTRGNQRELARQKNMKKQSDSVKGKRRDDGLSAAARKQSAPSSLPLGTRRSCSRSRKRQTRRRRNPSSFVASCPTLLPFACVPGASPTTLAFSPVVLTGPSTDGIPFALSLQRVPFVLPSPQVASLPLGHSWG, encoded by the exons ATGACCC GCGGTAACCAGCGCGAGCTCGCCCGCCAGAAGAATATGAAAAAGCAGAGCGACTCGGTTAAGGGAAAGCGCCGAGATGACGGGCTTTCTGCTGCCGCCCGCAAGCAGAG TGCCCCATCATCTCTACCCCTAGGGACTCGGAGATCATGCAGCAGAAGCAGAAAAAGGCAAACGAGAAGAAGGAGGAACCCAAGTAGCTTTGTGGCTTCGTGTCCAACCCTCTTGCCCTTCGCCTGTGTGCCTGGAGCCAGTCCCACCACGCTCGCGTTTTCTCCTGTAGTGCTCACAGGTCCCAGCACCGATGGCATTCCCTTTGCCCTGAGTCTGCAGCGGGTCCCTTTTGTGCTTCCTTCCCCTCAGGTAGCCTCTCTCCCCCTGGGCCactcctgggggtga
- the SERF2 gene encoding small EDRK-rich factor 2 isoform X2 gives MTRGNQRELARQKNMKKQSDSVKGKRRDDGLSAAARKQRDSEIMQQKQKKANEKKEEPK, from the exons ATGACCC GCGGTAACCAGCGCGAGCTCGCCCGCCAGAAGAATATGAAAAAGCAGAGCGACTCGGTTAAGGGAAAGCGCCGAGATGACGGGCTTTCTGCTGCCGCCCGCAAGCAGAG GGACTCGGAGATCATGCAGCAGAAGCAGAAAAAGGCAAACGAGAAGAAGGAGGAACCCAAGTAG